Proteins encoded in a region of the Vicia villosa cultivar HV-30 ecotype Madison, WI linkage group LG5, Vvil1.0, whole genome shotgun sequence genome:
- the LOC131603516 gene encoding putative ABC transporter C family member 15 has translation MAIFDILLATTNVAFFYVILIWVLFDSLKQTKSNNLLHLKHKPTIFAYVTVLFSVVISILNVAFVFYEYSYTTNGLFLGFSLVSLALTWVLATLVSFYSMKKRIRESKRFPFVLILWWVFATVVDTVSLSLKVVKNHESINLKILLLEDNIVDAVSLPMLLVLCFNAVSNVCVREQSEIEQRLLQKEFESSGLGDEDEEAFVKAGIWSKLTFRWLNPIFEKGRIQKLEHVHVPSVPHSETAATASSMLEQSIRKQKLQGGSLTKAIFLSVWKSLALNAVLAGVNTIASYIGPLLISNFVNFLLSNNDNSSTKYGMILAFIFFLSKTIESLSQRQWYFGAQRIGIQVRAALMALVYSKSLMIKCGGPTHGKVINLINVDVERIGDFCWYVHGVWLLPVQIILALVILYINLGYTPSISALSVTILVMVCNTPLANMQEGLHSKIMEAKDSRIKMTSETMKNIRILKLHSWESTFLQKLFQLRDMETNWLQKYLYLCSAVATLFWASPTFVSVFTFGACILVKTELTAATVLSALATFRILQEPIYNLPELISMITQTKVSVDRIQEFIQEEDQNQFMNKHASKTSTIAIEVKPAEYAWEENDQILKKPTIHIAEKLIINKGQKVAVCGPVGSGKSSLLCSMLGEISLVSGAATKVYGTRSYVPQSPWIQSGTIRENILFGKEMNKDFYDNVVDGCALLQDINLWSDGDLNMVEERGINLSGGQKQRVQLARAVYNDSDVYFLDDPFSAVDAHTGSHMFKECLMKLLYDKTVVYATHQLEFLEAADLILVMKDGKIAEFGKYRDLIECPNSEFVQQMAAHEETVSQIPSQKDDFVSCKPCQKNPNEIAEDNIQEIMMDWKRTREEEAMTGRVKWSVYSTFVTLAYRGALVPVILVCQILFQVMQMGSNYWMSWATEQKGRVDNAQLMGIFALLSGGSSIFILGRTVLMAKIAVETAQRLFHGMVTSVFRAPVLFFDTTPSSRILSRSSTDQSTVDTDIPYRLAGLVFALIQLLSIIVLMSQAAWQVILLFFVVLAISVWYQAYYITTARELARMVGIRKAPILHHFSESISGSATIRCFNQEKIFLTKAMALIDDYSRVAFHNYATMEWLSVRINFLFNLVFYFVLIILVNLPRSAISPSMAGLVATYGLNLSVLQAWVIWNLCNVENKMISVERILQFSNIPSEAPLIVQDNRPEPEWPKEGKIEFHNLHIQYEPAAPMVLKGVTCVFPGQKKIGIVGRTGSGKSTLVQALFRVVEPLEGCILIDGVDISKIGLQDLRSKLGIIPQDPTLFLGTVRTNLDPLEQHTDQELWEVLRKCHLAEIVQQDPRLLDAPVAENGENWSVGQRQLVCLARLLLKKRKILVLDEATASIDTATDNLIQKTIREETSGCTVITVAHRIPTVIDTDLVLVLNEGTIVEYDKPSQLLQDNSSSFSKLVSEFLRRSSQSNC, from the exons ATGGCTATTTTTGATATTCTTTTAGCAACAACCAATGTAGCATTCTTCTATGTTATTTTGATATGGGTTTTGTTTGATAGTTTGAAACAAACCAAAAGTAACAACCTCTTACATTTAAAACATAAACCAACGATTTTTGCTTATGTCACTGTTCTTTTCAGTGTTGTTATTTCTATTTTGAACGTAGCTTTTGTTTTCTATGAGTACAGTTACACCACTAATGGATTATTCTTAGGATTTAGTTTGGTTTCTTTGGCTTTAACATGGGTTTTAGCTACTTTGGTTTCGTTCTATTCGATGAAGAAAAGGATTAGAGAGAGTAAAAGATTCCCTTTTGTTCTTATTCTTTGGTGGGTTTTTGCCACTGTTGTTGATACAGTTTCACTCTCATTGAAAGTTGTTAAGAATCATGAATCTATAAACTTGAAGATTTTGTTGTTGGAGGATAACATAGTGGATGCAGTTTCTTTGCCTATGTTGTTAGTTCTGTGTTTCAATGCAGTTTCGAATGTGTGTGTAAGGGAACAAAGTGAGATAGAACAAAGGTTACTTCAGAAAGAGTTTGAATCTTCTGGTTTGGGGGATGAAGATGAAGAGGCTTTTGTAAAAGCTGGTATATGGAGTAAACTTACATTTAGGTGGCTGAATCCTATTTTTGAAAAGGGTCGGATTCAAAAACTTGAACATGTTCATGTTCCTTCTGTTCCTCACTCTGAAACCGCAGCTACTGCTTCTTCTATGTTGGAACAATCTATTAGGAAACAGAAACTTCAAGGTGGTTCTTTGACAAAAGCTATTTTCCTTTCTGTTTGGAAATCCTTAGCCTTAAATGCTGTTTTAGCAG GTGTTAATACTATTGCCTCTTATATTGGTCCATTATTGATATCAAACTTTGTGAATTTCTTGTTATCAAATAATGATAACTCAAGCACCAAATATGGAATGATTCTTGCCTTTATTTTCTTCCTCTCAAAAACCATTGAGTCACTGAGTCAAAGACAATGGTACTTTGGTGCTCAGAGAATCGGAATTCAGGTTCGTGCAGCACTTATGGCTTTAGTTTACAGCAAGTCACTAATGATAAAGTGTGGTGGACCAACACATGGTAAAGTTATCAACTTGATTAATGTGGATGTCGAAAGAATCGGTGACTTTTGTTGGTATGTTCATGGGGTTTGGCTTCTCCCAGTTCAGATTATTTTGGCTTTGGTGATCTTATACATAAATTTGGGTTATACACCTTCTATTTCTGCACTTTCTGTTACCATTTTGGTTATGGTTTGTAACACACCTTTGGCCAATATGCAAGAAGGTTTACACTCTAAGATAATGGAAGCTAAAGATTCGAGAATCAAAATGACTTCAGAGACTATGAAGAACATTCGAATTTTAAAGTTGCATTCATGGGAATCTACATTTCTGCAGAAGCTCTTCCAACTTAGGGATATGGAGACAAATTGGTTACAGAAATATCTATACTTATGTTCAGCAGTAGCCACTCTATTTTGGGCTTCTCCGACTTTTGTTTCTGTTTTCACTTTCGGCGCTTGTATATTGGTGAAAACCGAGCTTACTGCAGCCACAGTTCTCTCGGCTCTAGCGACTTTTCGTATTTTGCAAGAACCGATTTACAACTTGCCTGAACTTATTTCCATGATAACTCAAACAAAAGTTTCGGTTGATCGGATTCAGGAGTTCATACAGGAAGAAGATCAAAATCAGTTCATGAATAAGCATGCTTCCAAAACTTCAACAATTGCGATTGAAGTAAAGCCAGCAGAATATGCATGGGAAGAAAATGATCAAATTCTCAAGAAACCAACTATTCATATTGCAGAAAAATTGATTATAAACAAAGGTCAAAAGGTAGCGGTTTGTGGGCCGGTAGGGTCTGGAAAATCGAGCTTGCTTTGTAGTATGCTTGGTGAGATTTCATTGGTTTCTGGGGCAGCAACTAAAGTTTATGGTACTAGAAGCTATGTACCTCAAAGTCCATGGATTCAATCTGGAACTATAAGAGAGAATATTTTGTTTGGGAAGGAAATGAATAAGGACTTTTACGACAATGTTGTCGATGGTTGTGCATTGCTCCAGGATATCAACTTATGGAGTGATGGAGATTTGAACATGGTTGAGGAGAGGGGAATAAATTTAAGTGGAGGACAAAAACAGCGAGTTCAATTGGCAAGGGCTGTTTACAATGACTCAGATGTTTATTTCCTCGACGATCCTTTTAGCGCTGTTGATGCTCATACTGGAAGTCATATGTTTAAG GAATGTCTTATGAAACTTTTATACGATAAAACTGTTGTTTATGCTACACATCAACTAGAATTTTTGGAAGCTGCGGATCTTATTTTG GTTATGAAAGATGGAAAAATAGCGGAGTTTGGAAAGTATAGAGATCTCATAGAATGTCCTAATAGTGAATTTGTCCAACAAATGGCTGCTCATGAAGAAACGGTAAGCCAAATTCCGAGCCAGAAAGATGATTTTGTTAGCTGCAAACCTTGCCAAAAAAATCCAAATGAAATTGCAGAAGATAATATTCAAGAGATTATGATGGATTGGAAGagaacaagagaagaggaagCGATGACTGGCCGAGTAAAATGGAGTGTTTATTCGACCTTTGTCACATTGGCTTATAGAGGAGCACTTGTTCCGGTTATTCTTGTCTGTCAAATTCTCTTTCAAGTTATGCAGATGGGAAGCAATTATTGGATGTCATGGGCTACAGAACAAAAGGGAAGGGTCGATAATGCTCAGCTTATGGGAATTTTTGCTCTTCTGTCCGGTGGAAGCTCTATCTTCATATTGGGAAGGACTGTTTTAATGGCGAAAATCGCTGTGGAGACTGCTCAGCGCCTTTTTCATGGAATGGTCACATCAGTTTTCAGAGCACCTGTTTTGTTTTTCGATACCACACCGTCTAGCCGAATACTGAGTAGG TCATCTACGGATCAAAGTACAGTAGATACTGACATACCCTACAGACTAGCTGGACTTGTCTTTGCACTTATCCAGTTACTGAGTATCATTGTCCTAATGTCCCAAGCCGCATGGCAAGTCATTCTTCTCTTTTTTGTGGTACTTGCTATCTCTGTCTGGTATCAG GCCTATTACATCACTACGGCTAGGGAATTGGCCAGAATGGTGGGAATACGAAAGGCGCCAATCTTGCATCACTTCTCCGAATCAATTTCTGGGTCTGCCACAATCCGTTGTTTCAATCAAGAAAAAATATTCTTGACCAAGGCTATGGCTCTAATTGACGATTATTCTCGGGTAGCTTTTCACAACTATGCCACCATGGAATGGTTGTCTGTCAGAAtaaattttctctttaatttggTCTTCTATTTTGTTCTCATCATCTTGGTTAATTTGCCAAGATCCGCCATCAGTCCCA GCATGGCTGGTCTAGTAGCAACGTATGGTTTGAACTTAAGTGTGCTTCAAGCTTGGGTGATATGGAACCTATGCAATGTCGAGAACAAAATGATATCCGTCGAGAGAATATTACAGTTCTCTAATATACCAAGTGAAGCGCCATTAATCGTTCAAGATAATAGGCCCGAACCAGAGTGGCCTAAGGAAGGAAAAATTGAATTCCATAACCTTCATATACAATATGAACCTGCTGCTCCTATGGTTCTCAAAGGTGTCACTTGCGTCTTCCCCGGACAGAAGAAAATTGGAATAGTTGGCAGGACGGGAAGTGGAAAGTCTACTCTCGTGCAAGCTCTCTTTCGAGTCGTGGAGCCTCTGGAAGGATGCATACTTATTGATGGTGTAGATATTTCCAAGATTGGTCTGCAAGATTTAAGATCTAAGCTTGGCATTATTCCTCAGGATCCGACTTTGTTTTTAGGTACCGTAAGGACTAACTTGGATCCCTTGGAACAACATACTGATCAAGAACTTTGGGAG gTTCTCAGAAAGTGCCATCTTGCTGAAATAGTACAGCAAGATCCAAGACTTCTTGATGCACCAG TAGCCGAGAACGGAGAAAACTGGAGTGTTGGACAGAGACAACTAGTTTGCCTAGCTAGGCTGCTACtgaagaaaagaaaaatcttGGTCCTAGACGAAGCAACTGCGTCCATCGACACTGCAACGGATAATTTAATTCAGAAGACTATAAGAGAAGAAACAAGTGGATGCACAGTCATTACAGTAGCACATAGAATTCCTACAGTCATTGACACTGATTTGGTTTTGGTCCTTAATGAAG GGACAATTGTGGAGTATGATAAGCCGTCTCAATTGCTACAAGACAATTCTTCTTCGTTCTCGAAGTTGGTTTCGGAATTTTTGAGGAGATCGTCGCAAAGTAATTGCTAA